From Centroberyx gerrardi isolate f3 chromosome 10, fCenGer3.hap1.cur.20231027, whole genome shotgun sequence:
GCCTTGGcgactctctcctcctcgttgACGGTCTGCTCCTGCAGCGTGGCTGTTAGCTTGTCCATGATCCTGTCCCTGTGGACCTGGGCCTCTCTAAAGAATGAAGAATGATGTAAATAATCAATATGACCTTGATCTCCTGTGATCCATAGTGGTTTTCGAGATGATCAATGTGCAAAAATGTCTGACGAGCCCGATCTCATTAGGTGTCATGACGCTTACTGTTTCATTTGGACTTACCTAAACAGCTCagtctctttgtctttcctcaACCtcatcatgttttgttttgcagagaGAAAAAGTTGCCTtcgctcctcctccacctcctgcttcTGTGTCTCTATTGCTCTTATGACGTCTCTTTTGGAGAGATGCTCCTGTAATTACATAGTATACATTAGTGCACCTTTGTGTCAAAATATGATGGAAACATAAATAATGCCCACCCTTGCCCCAAAGACCCTACCAAGTGAGCTTGCATGATGTTCCTCTTCTGCTCTACTTTTTTTTCCGTCTCCATTCTTTGCTCCCACAGATAAAGTTGTCGAAGGTGCTggatttcctctccctctttcttgtcCTCTagtttctctcgctcttttgcCAGGTCATTTTCCTTTATTCTGAAGAAAGGGAATCATATATTCTCATCAGCAACCAAGCATTTTTATTCAGCCTTATTCTCAGGTGAAAATTTGAACCAGTGAGCAAAATGGCAGTGATATTTTCCATAACTGATTCCACTGCAGCTTCTTTACAGTTGTGTTCGTGTGAGTTTTAAGTGAGGCTTACTGCTTTGTCAGATCCTCTGCGACAGCCTGCCTCTCAAGCTTTTTCTCAAGTGCTTTCTGCTGCTCCTGTCTCAAAGCTTCATCCTCTCTGGACTTTGTCATATTTATGAACTCTTTGTCCATATCTTTAGAGGTACTCTGTATTCTTTGCTTCAGTTCAAtttgtgcctctctctccttcaaaaCCTCCGTCAGCAAGAGTACACGCTGCGGAAGAGGGAAAGTGCAAAATCACATAATTATCCCAAAACATCAGGTTGCAGTGAACACATAACATGTACAAGTGAAACAATAATACTGTAACAATAGTGTCAACTCCCAAGTTATACAAACATGAAATCCTTTGACACGGTCAGTTTGATAATATTGCTGAGCCCTGGCTTTTGTGATGgcctccttcctcttctgttCCTGATATTTGGCCTCTTCTATATCAGTTAATTTCCTTTGTTCTTCTTCAATCTGCTCCCGAATCTTCTTTGCCTCTAGCTTCTTTTGCCTTTGCCCCTTTGACAAATATGGTACGCATACAAAGTGTTAGACTTTTGCTTTACAGCAGTATATCGTGCAACCTTACAAGtacatttgcatttaaaaaagtaaataaaatcgTAGAAAAAAAGCCCTGCAGAGTCAACTTACAGCTATGGTATTGGACCAGGATTTCACCACCTCTTTGGATCGCAGATGCATGGCTTCTCTTTGTTGTGCTGCCTCTCTGATACTGTCCTTGTATGTATTAACCTGGTGTAATCTATCTTGAATTTTCAGCCATTCAGCCTTGGGCAACACAGTGACTTGTCGAAGGTCTGGTGGCTGGATCATCCTGTTGGCTTCATCAGCTGAAGACactagagagagaaacagcagaaagtAAACATATAAAGTAGACATCAAACTGTACATCAGACACTACATCAAGACCTCTGATATTGGCAACTATGTTTTGGGGAATTAAGAATATTATGACCCATATTTTGTGGAATGTGATGGAAAAAATGCCcaaataaaacttaaaaacacTTGATTAACATAATATAAAGAGCTGTGTTGTTGCTTATGAGAGAGACATATGAGATGCATACATTAATGTTTGCTTTTGAGACATTCTGACATTGCTCTGAACTGTGTGATTGACTTTTGCACTTTCCTCGGTTTCTTGGTTACAGGATTTCAAGAAACAAAATGTCTGACAGCTAACTGGAGCTATGTTAACCCCATTGATTTTGTTACCTTTGCTCTCACCCTTCTTACTGGATCCTCTCCGTCGTCCATACTGCACCACCGATGCTGCCATTTGTGGTAGCGTTAGATTTTTTTACCCCTAGTCGTCTGAAATCAAATGAACCGTAGCACTCTGAAATATCTGAATGTATCACGGCAGCTGTGGGTAAACTCTGCGTCTTATTATGTAGGCTAAGTAAGATCAAAAAACTCGATAAATAAACTTAGCCCGTAGCCTACACAGACTACAAACTACGGAATCAACATCTGTTATTGCGTATCCGAGCAACGcctgaaccaatcagaacactTCCCGCTGCTCAACGATAGATGGCGCCATTTCCTCAATCGTAATGCAAAGTGGAGCAGGGTGtcccaaaatattttttttaccaaggACCCCAAATAATTAAGATGCATGACACCACCGCCCCcaaattgataagattttgtttCAAGGAGCCCCATCTGAGAGGATTAATATTTCTTATTacacggctttgttgaatagTTATGATCCAGTTCTACGCAAAACTTTTAGAAATACCCTGATAGAATAGTAGCCTAAAAGTTAAAGTCCTCCATTCAAaattctactgaagtaaaagtattaAAGTGCATTAAAAGTATTTGATATTGAATGGGAAATATATCAAAGgaaatcaaaagtaaaagtacacaTTATGGCATTGTCATATTTCAGTGCTTGGGAACATAAAATCCTGGATGCATAACCTTTAATGTTGAATAATAATGTTGAAGGAGTTGGTCCAGTTATGCTGGCTCTAAATAGGCCTACTTTCTCTTAAAGTGGGCAGGCTCCTTGCAGCTGTATAATTTTCATGAATCACGTTTTGTATTCAAAACCAGTTCCTACAAGAAGCCGATAACTAGTGACTGCAGGGTTCAGAAAAATGTAGCCTAGTGGAGTGGAAAAAGTCGAATATTTCCTTTGAAATTCAGTTTAAGTCCTttgaaatggaaatactcaagtaaagtataACAATTGTAGGCTACTTGGGTACAAACCTTGAGTAGTAATTCGTTTGGCCTATTCTCCGGTCctgctgattggccaatgaatgTATTCTgatgtctgttatttctgactaCTTTAAATcaacaataatcaataataaaatTTGGTAAGTACTTGCTTCGCGCCAGGGTCTTGATTGCATAAATATTGTGGGTATAGGAAGACAACAGAGACCAAAAGACAGTGACCAATTGTCAAATATACAGACACtcctacatactgtacaatattCTGTCATGCATTCCAAAACTAGATTTTCAAGCAAATCTAGTAGTAGCCTCTCACTGGGCCTGTGACAAGCATGTCAAACTGATTAACTGAGCCAGTAGCCTAATGAAAACCACAAAAGGGGCTGTCTGTCATGTGGCAGCCTAACTGAGTCAGGTGATGTACTGTGTCTGCTGAATTAACACTATCAAATGATTTGCTTGGTGAGACTACTCGCCTGACTTGAGTAAACCCTACTGTTAAATAAGAGGAGACTAGTTCCTTTGTTCCTCAAAACTTTTCGGAGGCTTACTATAGCCAAACGAAAAACGTCtaggctataatattcctataatatgcCCATAGGCACTttcagtgtgtctgttttttatttattatctccTACATTAgtcctataacattcctataaaatcccattgttttgctgtgatagcCTACTTGTAGAATATCCTTCTTATAGTATCCTAAAaagtattataggattacttaGTTCCTTTTCGTAATGTATTATCAGGCCAAACGAGTCTCTTTATGCAAGCCTACGTCAGAGCAGGAGATGCATAAAGAGGCGGGTTTACTTTGAAGGGGGCCGTCTCTATCCGAGATGACCATTCAAAACCAGCAGAGGGAAAGCAACTTGCTGTGTCCATCAATTTACGAAGGCATCACCCACTCAGCTGAAATTGCCCACCAAGCCACCCAGAGGAAAACTGCAAGATGGCCCCGGTCTCCATCAAAAGTATTTTAATCAGTGAAAGTGTCGACCCATGCTGCAGGAAGATTCTTGAGGAAAATGGAATCCGAGTGACGGAAaagcaaaatatgaaaaaggaTGATTTGCTCGCGGAGATAAAGGTATGGTTGATTGCGTCCACATGCACTGGACTTTTTTCATCTTGCGTAACATGTATGTTCCTCTGTTTAGGCTACACTGTTTTCTTAACGcataaagtttattttttcgCTTTGGTCAGCATTACTTAAGCAGCTGCAATTGATTTGCAGTTGTTTGAAAAACATTACAAAGCGACAGTATTAGGCTGCATACGGTTTATATTGTTTTGCATACTAATGTAGGCTAATGCCCGAGTGGTAAAGTGGATTTACTCCAATTTTATGCTCGGGATTCACTCTTTGACACGTTTCTCTCTAGGTGAAGTGTGAGGGTCGATTGTTGTAGTACCGCCCCTTGTGAATCTGATGCAACTGCATCCCTGACTTGCTGAGTTCTCCCATCATTTTCACTGTGCCACACACGAGGGAAATGAAAAGCTGCAGCCTCATGCATTGAATAATTTGTGCCTGtaacaaaataaatcatttgcacaaaatcattgtcaaattagAAATTACACAATACAAGGACTATGGTAAAACAATAGGTTACTTTATCAAACTAGATGGTTTGTAGTCCTATCAAATAGAGTAACAGTAGTCATCTTAAAATATACTCAAGGCTAACTACTGTTAAATTAACCCCCAGGACTAtgatggcctagtggttagatcTGCCACCAAGGTAACGGCTGATGTCATCAGTGCTGCTGGTAATCTGAAAATCATTGGAAGAGCTGGGACTGGTGTGGACAATGTGGATGTTGATGCTGCCACCAAAAAGGGCATTATTGTCATGAAGTAAGTTTGCAGTCTATACTCCACGACTACATATGTGTTCTTGTTCAAACCTTTACAATGGACGATTCTCATTTTGAAGCAGCCTCTTCTCTGTTGTGTCCTGGTCGTTTTTGTCTTGGatattataataaatattaagGATCAACTCTTTATTCCAGCACACCAAGTGGCAACACCATCAGTGCTGCTGAGCTGACATGCACCCTGCTGATGAGCCTCTCAAGGCAAGATGATTCAATATATTTTGGGCAACAATATCGTTTTCACATGACACTGTGCACTAAATATGCTGAGCTCACTCTTTCTTATCACATGTAAATAACAGTTGGACGAACATTCTGTTTTCAGACATGTGCCTCAAGCTGCAATGTCAATGAAAGCAGGGAACTGGGATCGCAAAAAGGTAAGCAGAGAATTGTGGTTGCCCTCGTGTACTGAACTGTACGAATGAGTGTGTTTGCAGTTGGCACACAAAGCAATTACTGTTGCATGGTCTGCCCCATTGTTCATCCAGTCATCACTAATCAGATGTGAGGGTTGAATCTGTGCAGTTTTAAGGTCCTTGGGCCAggctcatttgttttgtttctaatTTTGCAGTTCATGGGTGCTGAGCTGTACGGAAAAACCCTTGGAATAGTTGGACTTGGAAGAATAGGAAAGGAGGTCGCCACTAGAATGCAGTCATTTGGCATGAAGGTAGGTGATGAGTTACAACATTGTGTCCATTTATGTTTCATTGCTTAATTGCACTGTAATATTTAGATGAAATAAATATGGTAACGTGAGTTTTTCCTGTCAGACCATTGGCTATGATCCAATTACTCCACCTGAGGTGTCGGCCACCTGGGGGGTGGAGCAGATGTCTCTGGAGCAGCTTTGGCCCCAGTGTGACTACATTACTGTCCACACTCCCCTGATGCCCTCCACTGCTGGTGAGGTTCACTGACAACAATATCACTAAGATGCTGATGGATTACATGGCCAACACAAACGTACTTTAAACCAAATATTGAAATTTCTTTACCAATTTTGTCGT
This genomic window contains:
- the cfap210 gene encoding cilia- and flagella- associated protein 210, whose protein sequence is MAASVVQYGRRRGSSKKVSSADEANRMIQPPDLRQVTVLPKAEWLKIQDRLHQVNTYKDSIREAAQQREAMHLRSKEVVKSWSNTIAGQRQKKLEAKKIREQIEEEQRKLTDIEEAKYQEQKRKEAITKARAQQYYQTDRVKGFHRVLLLTEVLKEREAQIELKQRIQSTSKDMDKEFINMTKSREDEALRQEQQKALEKKLERQAVAEDLTKQIKENDLAKEREKLEDKKEGEEIQHLRQLYLWEQRMETEKKVEQKRNIMQAHLEHLSKRDVIRAIETQKQEVEEERRQLFLSAKQNMMRLRKDKETELFREAQVHRDRIMDKLTATLQEQTVNEEERVAKAVAERDAQLAQQQQDEEEKKAAMLKSITAHREAMRQEKEQRDMVAHQNAQDTLQAKKEADRIFLEKQQLKAQQMKVDGRILQDLYANQMAEKCARHQQLRREQHDLEAKNEELIAEEEKQFQQYTKHIIHAAAEAERNVLPLRKAARDGIGGGLGPIYGAVRPSYLVQDITGAQMPKYVSGTTQNIKELNEAVDIHDAKKRLGFTW